GCCATCCTGACCCATTTTCTGACCATTCTTTCACCCAAACTTCCTTTTGCTCACAGttcttattttagttttgccTGGAATATGAGAGGAAAGTCTTATCCTCGTGCTTATTAAAGTAGCCTATGTGTCAGTCAGATCTGCAGGGCTTTGGCCAGACTGTCAGATGATCAGGCAGGGCCAGAAGGGGACTGGAAGAGTGTGGGATTCTAGCCTCTCCTCTTCTAGGTGCTTTcgtgcaggggctggggaggagatcCAGGCTGAGGGGTCTCAGTGGAAGGAACAAATAAATCATAAGGAGCATGCAGAAGTGGCCTTTTTAAGAACCAGTGGTTTCCGGGATGTTTAGTTAAAGGGGTAGATGAGATGAGAGGATGGCAGATGGGCTGGTGGAAGACAGGGATTTGGGTTCAGCTGTGGATTGGGAGAAGGTGCTAGAGACGGACACTTGAGGAGGGAACTCAGACGGCTGCTGGGGAGCAGCAGAGActgtggggggagtgggggaatCCCCGGATGGCAGGGAGGTGGGCTCGAGCAGGAGTACTCATCGCATCGTGGTCCAGTGGTGTGCTGTGAGCGGGAGGTTATTTTGTGCGAGGGAGGCCCCAAATccagaagcaaggaaggaaaaggaaagggacaaatggccctccctcctctccagcaGGAGCGCCCTCGGCCACAGTCTCCCTCGGATCTGGATAGTTTGGACGGGCGGAGCCTCAATGATGATGGCAGCAGCGACCCTAGGGATATCGACCAGGATAACCGAAGCACGTCCCCCAGCATCTACAGCCCTGGAAGCGTGGAGAATGACTCCGACTCGTCTTCTGGCCTGTCCCAGGGCCCAGCCCGCCCCTACCATCCACCTccactctttcctccctcccctccccctccagatAGCACCCCCCGACAGCCAGagcctggctttgaatcccatCCTGCTGGGACACCCACTGGGTATCATGCTCCCATGGAGCCTCCCACATCTCGAATGTTCCAGGCTCCTCCAGGGGCCCCTCCCCCTCATCCACAGCTCTATCCTGGGGGCGCTGGTGGAGGAGTTCTGTCTGGACCCCCAGTGGGCCccaaggggggaggggctgccgcTTCAGTGGGGGCCCCTAGTGGGGGTAAGcagcacccccagccccccaacccCATTTCAATATCAGGCTCTGGGGCTGGTGGTGCTCCCCCAACAAAGCCGCCCAATACCCCAGCTGGTGGAAACCTACCGTCTGCTCCACCACCAGCCACCTTCCCCCACGTGACACCAAACCTGCCTCCCCCGCCTGCCCTGAGACCCCTTAACAATGCCTCGGCCTCTCCTCCTGGCCTGGGGGCCCAGCCGCTAGCTGGGCATCTGCCCTCTCCCCATGCCATGGGGCAGGGTATGGGTGGACTTCCTCCCGGCCCAGAGAAGGGCCCCACTCTtgctccctcaccccaccctttGCCCCCTCCGTCCACCTCTTCTGCTCCCGCCCCGCCGATGAGGTATCCTTACTCGTCCTCCAGCAGCAGCTCTGCAGCAGCCTCCTCTTCCAGTTCTTCGGCCTCGGCCTCGGCCTCCCAGTACCCAGCTTCCCAGGCACTGCCCAGTtatccccactccttccctccccccaccagcctcTCCGTCTCCAATCAGCCACCCAAGTATACTCAGCCTTCTCTCCCGTCCCAAGCTGTCTGGAGCCAGGGTCCCCCCCCGCCTCCTCCCTATGGCCGCCTCTTGGCCAACAGCAATGcccacccaggccccctccctccttcagcTGGAGGCCAACCCACTGCCCACCCACCAGTCCCgacacatcaccaccaccaccagcaacagcagcagcagcagcatcatgGGGGATCTGCGCCGCCCCCACCCGGGGCATATCCTCACCCCCTGGAGAGCGGTAGCGCCCACCACGCACACCCCTATGCCATGTCTCCCTCCCTGGGGTCTCTGAGGCCCTACCCACCAGGGCCCGCACACCTGCCTCCACCTCACAGCCAGGTGGCCTACAGCCAAGCAGGTCCCAGCGGCCCCCCAGCCTCTTCCTCTTCCaatgcctcttcctcctctcaaGGGTCCTACCCGTGTTCACACCCCTCTCCTTCCCAGGGCCCCCAAGGGGCGCCCTACCCCTTCCCACCGGTGCCCCCGGTCACCACCTCCTCGTCTACGCTTTCCACGGTCATTGCCACAGTGGCTTCCTCGCCAGCAGGCTACAAGACAGCCTCCCCACCTGGGCCCCCACCGTATGGCAAGCGAGCCCCGTCCCCAGGGGCCTACAAGACAGCCACCCCGCCCGGATACAAGCCGGGGTCCCCGCCCTCCTTCCGAACGGGGACCCCACCGGGCTACCGAGGCGCCTCGCCGCCCGCAGGCCCAGGGACCTTCAAGCCGGGCTCGCCCACGGTGGGGCCCGGGCCGCTGCCGCCTCCGGGCCCCTCGGGCCTGTCATCCCTGCCACCACCGCCTGCGGCCCCCGCCTCAGGGCCGCCCCTGAGCGCCACGCAGATCAAACAGGAGCCGGCTGAGGAATATGAGGCCCCCGAGAGCCCGGCGCCCCCGGCCCGCAGCCCCTCGCCCCCTCCCAAGGTGGTAGACGTGCCCAGCCACGCCAGCCAGTCGGCCAGGTGAGcggcggcggggtgggggggtggcgggCGCGGGACGGGCCTTGCGTTCGTTCGTGTGGTGCTTTTCAAAGTACTCCAGACCCTGGTCTCGGCCGCTGGTGCGGAGCCGCTCGCAGGGGCTGAGCGCGCGCTGCCTCCGCGCCCGGCAGGTTCAACAAACACCTGGACCGCGGCTTTAACTCGTGCGCGCGCAGCGATCTGTACTTCGTGCCGCTGGAGGGCTCCAAGCTGGCCAAGAAGCGAGCCGACCTGGTGGAGAAGGTGCGGCGCGAGGCCGAGCAGCGCGCGCGCGAAGAAAAGGAGCGCGAGCGCGAGCGGGAACGCGAGAAGGAGCGCGAGCGCGAAAAGGAGCGCGAGCTGGAACGCAGCGTGGTGAGTGCGTCACCGCGCGCTGCCTCCCGCCTCTGGCCCGCCCTCTACGCGACTCGGGGAGGCtcgaggggtggggatgggggtcaTGCGCCGCCTGTCGGAGAGGAGGAGCCACTGCAGCCCAGGAAATGGAGACCAAAGGATTCCAGCGGGAGGAATTGCATCTCTGGGCTGGAGGAAGGCAAGCTCAGGTCAGAGTACCTGTGGATCGCAGGAAGAGCCACTAACCTACACAGGAAGAGAAggggcagggaagtccctggcaggcTGAGTTCCAATAAGTTGAAGCTTTAGGTATTCAATGCTGAGACCTGAGCAGCTGAGGACCAGGACCAGCCACCTCTTTCCAACCTGCCTTTTTGACCCCGCTTCTCCGTTATCCCACAGAAGTTGGCTCAGGAGGGCCGTGCTCCAGTGGAGTGCCCATCTCTCGGCCCAGTGCCCCATCGCCCTCCATTTGAGCCGGGCAGTGCTGTGGCTACAGTGCCCCCCTACCTGGGTCCCGACACTCCAGCCCTGCGCACCCTCAGTGAATACGCCCGGCCCCACGTCATGTCTCCTGGAAATCGCAACCATCCATTCTACGTGCCCCTGGGGGCAGTGGACCCGGGCCTCCTGGGTTACAATGTCCCGGCCCTGTACAGCAGTGACCCAGCAGCCCGGGAGAGGGAGCGGGAAGCCCGTGAACGAGACCTGCGTGACCGCCTCAAGCCTGGCTTCGAGGTGAAGCCTAGTGAGCTGGAACCCCTACACGGGGtccctgggccaggcctggaTCCCTTCCCCCGACACGGGGGCCTGGCTCTGCAGCCTGGCCCACCTGGCTTGCACCCTTTCCCCTTTCATCCGAGCCTGGGGCCCCTGGAGAGAGAACGTCTAGCGCTGGCAGCTGGGCCAGCCCTGCGGCCTGACATGTCCTACGCGGAGCGTCTGGCAGCTGAGAGGCAGCATGCAGAAAGGGTGGCTGCCCTGGGCAACGACCCGCTGGCCCGGCTGCAGATGCTCAACGTGACcccccatcaccaccagcacTCCCACATCCACTCTCACCTGCACCTCCACCAGCAGGATGCCATCCATGCAGGTGAGACTCCTGCTTCCTTGCCCAGGCCCTTTGAGGCCACCTTGCCCCCCTGGCAAGTGATCGGGTGCTTCTGTTCCTCGGGCCAGGACTTCCCTCCCCACGTCTGGCCTGAGCCTCTCTCCTGAGATTGCTGCCCTGGTCTTTGCCTTCCCAGCctgtcccctcctgccccagccttgcCACGGAGACCCTTCCTCACACCCCAGCCCTCTTCAGGTCTGGTGCCCACCCACGATAGAGGCCCAAGGTGGAAACCTTTGAAGGAGCACGGTC
The genomic region above belongs to Balaenoptera musculus isolate JJ_BM4_2016_0621 chromosome 10, mBalMus1.pri.v3, whole genome shotgun sequence and contains:
- the ATN1 gene encoding atrophin-1 isoform X1, producing the protein MKTRQNKDSMSMRSGRKKEAPGPREELRSRGRASPGGVSTSSSDGKAEKSRQTAKVFCPHVLQQDAQAPGLMKARVEEASTPKVSKQGRSEEISESESEETNAPKKTKTEQERPRPQSPSDLDSLDGRSLNDDGSSDPRDIDQDNRSTSPSIYSPGSVENDSDSSSGLSQGPARPYHPPPLFPPSPPPPDSTPRQPEPGFESHPAGTPTGYHAPMEPPTSRMFQAPPGAPPPHPQLYPGGAGGGVLSGPPVGPKGGGAAASVGAPSGGKQHPQPPNPISISGSGAGGAPPTKPPNTPAGGNLPSAPPPATFPHVTPNLPPPPALRPLNNASASPPGLGAQPLAGHLPSPHAMGQGMGGLPPGPEKGPTLAPSPHPLPPPSTSSAPAPPMRYPYSSSSSSSAAASSSSSSASASASQYPASQALPSYPHSFPPPTSLSVSNQPPKYTQPSLPSQAVWSQGPPPPPPYGRLLANSNAHPGPLPPSAGGQPTAHPPVPTHHHHHQQQQQQQHHGGSAPPPPGAYPHPLESGSAHHAHPYAMSPSLGSLRPYPPGPAHLPPPHSQVAYSQAGPSGPPASSSSNASSSSQGSYPCSHPSPSQGPQGAPYPFPPVPPVTTSSSTLSTVIATVASSPAGYKTASPPGPPPYGKRAPSPGAYKTATPPGYKPGSPPSFRTGTPPGYRGASPPAGPGTFKPGSPTVGPGPLPPPGPSGLSSLPPPPAAPASGPPLSATQIKQEPAEEYEAPESPAPPARSPSPPPKVVDVPSHASQSARFNKHLDRGFNSCARSDLYFVPLEGSKLAKKRADLVEKVRREAEQRAREEKEREREREREKEREREKERELERSVKLAQEGRAPVECPSLGPVPHRPPFEPGSAVATVPPYLGPDTPALRTLSEYARPHVMSPGNRNHPFYVPLGAVDPGLLGYNVPALYSSDPAAREREREARERDLRDRLKPGFEVKPSELEPLHGVPGPGLDPFPRHGGLALQPGPPGLHPFPFHPSLGPLERERLALAAGPALRPDMSYAERLAAERQHAERVAALGNDPLARLQMLNVTPHHHQHSHIHSHLHLHQQDAIHAASASVHPLIDPLASGSHLTRIPYPAGTLPNPLLPHPLHENEVLRHQLFAAPYRDLPASLSAPMSAAHQLQAMHAQSAELQRLALEQQQWLHAHHPLHSVPLPAQEDYYSHLKKESDKPL
- the ATN1 gene encoding atrophin-1 isoform X3; protein product: MKTRQNKDSMSMRSGRKKEAPGPREELRSRGRASPGGVSTSSSDGKAEKSRQTAKKARVEEASTPKVSKQGRSEEISESESEETNAPKKTKTEQERPRPQSPSDLDSLDGRSLNDDGSSDPRDIDQDNRSTSPSIYSPGSVENDSDSSSGLSQGPARPYHPPPLFPPSPPPPDSTPRQPEPGFESHPAGTPTGYHAPMEPPTSRMFQAPPGAPPPHPQLYPGGAGGGVLSGPPVGPKGGGAAASVGAPSGGKQHPQPPNPISISGSGAGGAPPTKPPNTPAGGNLPSAPPPATFPHVTPNLPPPPALRPLNNASASPPGLGAQPLAGHLPSPHAMGQGMGGLPPGPEKGPTLAPSPHPLPPPSTSSAPAPPMRYPYSSSSSSSAAASSSSSSASASASQYPASQALPSYPHSFPPPTSLSVSNQPPKYTQPSLPSQAVWSQGPPPPPPYGRLLANSNAHPGPLPPSAGGQPTAHPPVPTHHHHHQQQQQQQHHGGSAPPPPGAYPHPLESGSAHHAHPYAMSPSLGSLRPYPPGPAHLPPPHSQVAYSQAGPSGPPASSSSNASSSSQGSYPCSHPSPSQGPQGAPYPFPPVPPVTTSSSTLSTVIATVASSPAGYKTASPPGPPPYGKRAPSPGAYKTATPPGYKPGSPPSFRTGTPPGYRGASPPAGPGTFKPGSPTVGPGPLPPPGPSGLSSLPPPPAAPASGPPLSATQIKQEPAEEYEAPESPAPPARSPSPPPKVVDVPSHASQSARFNKHLDRGFNSCARSDLYFVPLEGSKLAKKRADLVEKVRREAEQRAREEKEREREREREKEREREKERELERSVKLAQEGRAPVECPSLGPVPHRPPFEPGSAVATVPPYLGPDTPALRTLSEYARPHVMSPGNRNHPFYVPLGAVDPGLLGYNVPALYSSDPAAREREREARERDLRDRLKPGFEVKPSELEPLHGVPGPGLDPFPRHGGLALQPGPPGLHPFPFHPSLGPLERERLALAAGPALRPDMSYAERLAAERQHAERVAALGNDPLARLQMLNVTPHHHQHSHIHSHLHLHQQDAIHAASASVHPLIDPLASGSHLTRIPYPAGTLPNPLLPHPLHENEVLRHQLFAAPYRDLPASLSAPMSAAHQLQAMHAQSAELQRLALEQQQWLHAHHPLHSVPLPAQEDYYSHLKKESDKPL
- the ATN1 gene encoding atrophin-1 isoform X2, whose amino-acid sequence is MKTRQNKDSMSMRSGRKKEAPGPREELRSRGRASPGGVSTSSSDGKAEKSRQTAKVFCPHVLQQDAQAPGLMKARVEEASTPKVSKQGRSEEISESESEETNAPKKTKTEERPRPQSPSDLDSLDGRSLNDDGSSDPRDIDQDNRSTSPSIYSPGSVENDSDSSSGLSQGPARPYHPPPLFPPSPPPPDSTPRQPEPGFESHPAGTPTGYHAPMEPPTSRMFQAPPGAPPPHPQLYPGGAGGGVLSGPPVGPKGGGAAASVGAPSGGKQHPQPPNPISISGSGAGGAPPTKPPNTPAGGNLPSAPPPATFPHVTPNLPPPPALRPLNNASASPPGLGAQPLAGHLPSPHAMGQGMGGLPPGPEKGPTLAPSPHPLPPPSTSSAPAPPMRYPYSSSSSSSAAASSSSSSASASASQYPASQALPSYPHSFPPPTSLSVSNQPPKYTQPSLPSQAVWSQGPPPPPPYGRLLANSNAHPGPLPPSAGGQPTAHPPVPTHHHHHQQQQQQQHHGGSAPPPPGAYPHPLESGSAHHAHPYAMSPSLGSLRPYPPGPAHLPPPHSQVAYSQAGPSGPPASSSSNASSSSQGSYPCSHPSPSQGPQGAPYPFPPVPPVTTSSSTLSTVIATVASSPAGYKTASPPGPPPYGKRAPSPGAYKTATPPGYKPGSPPSFRTGTPPGYRGASPPAGPGTFKPGSPTVGPGPLPPPGPSGLSSLPPPPAAPASGPPLSATQIKQEPAEEYEAPESPAPPARSPSPPPKVVDVPSHASQSARFNKHLDRGFNSCARSDLYFVPLEGSKLAKKRADLVEKVRREAEQRAREEKEREREREREKEREREKERELERSVKLAQEGRAPVECPSLGPVPHRPPFEPGSAVATVPPYLGPDTPALRTLSEYARPHVMSPGNRNHPFYVPLGAVDPGLLGYNVPALYSSDPAAREREREARERDLRDRLKPGFEVKPSELEPLHGVPGPGLDPFPRHGGLALQPGPPGLHPFPFHPSLGPLERERLALAAGPALRPDMSYAERLAAERQHAERVAALGNDPLARLQMLNVTPHHHQHSHIHSHLHLHQQDAIHAASASVHPLIDPLASGSHLTRIPYPAGTLPNPLLPHPLHENEVLRHQLFAAPYRDLPASLSAPMSAAHQLQAMHAQSAELQRLALEQQQWLHAHHPLHSVPLPAQEDYYSHLKKESDKPL
- the ATN1 gene encoding atrophin-1 isoform X4 gives rise to the protein MKTRQNKDSMSMRSGRKKEAPGPREELRSRGRASPGGVSTSSSDGKAEKSRQTAKKARVEEASTPKVSKQGRSEEISESESEETNAPKKTKTEERPRPQSPSDLDSLDGRSLNDDGSSDPRDIDQDNRSTSPSIYSPGSVENDSDSSSGLSQGPARPYHPPPLFPPSPPPPDSTPRQPEPGFESHPAGTPTGYHAPMEPPTSRMFQAPPGAPPPHPQLYPGGAGGGVLSGPPVGPKGGGAAASVGAPSGGKQHPQPPNPISISGSGAGGAPPTKPPNTPAGGNLPSAPPPATFPHVTPNLPPPPALRPLNNASASPPGLGAQPLAGHLPSPHAMGQGMGGLPPGPEKGPTLAPSPHPLPPPSTSSAPAPPMRYPYSSSSSSSAAASSSSSSASASASQYPASQALPSYPHSFPPPTSLSVSNQPPKYTQPSLPSQAVWSQGPPPPPPYGRLLANSNAHPGPLPPSAGGQPTAHPPVPTHHHHHQQQQQQQHHGGSAPPPPGAYPHPLESGSAHHAHPYAMSPSLGSLRPYPPGPAHLPPPHSQVAYSQAGPSGPPASSSSNASSSSQGSYPCSHPSPSQGPQGAPYPFPPVPPVTTSSSTLSTVIATVASSPAGYKTASPPGPPPYGKRAPSPGAYKTATPPGYKPGSPPSFRTGTPPGYRGASPPAGPGTFKPGSPTVGPGPLPPPGPSGLSSLPPPPAAPASGPPLSATQIKQEPAEEYEAPESPAPPARSPSPPPKVVDVPSHASQSARFNKHLDRGFNSCARSDLYFVPLEGSKLAKKRADLVEKVRREAEQRAREEKEREREREREKEREREKERELERSVKLAQEGRAPVECPSLGPVPHRPPFEPGSAVATVPPYLGPDTPALRTLSEYARPHVMSPGNRNHPFYVPLGAVDPGLLGYNVPALYSSDPAAREREREARERDLRDRLKPGFEVKPSELEPLHGVPGPGLDPFPRHGGLALQPGPPGLHPFPFHPSLGPLERERLALAAGPALRPDMSYAERLAAERQHAERVAALGNDPLARLQMLNVTPHHHQHSHIHSHLHLHQQDAIHAASASVHPLIDPLASGSHLTRIPYPAGTLPNPLLPHPLHENEVLRHQLFAAPYRDLPASLSAPMSAAHQLQAMHAQSAELQRLALEQQQWLHAHHPLHSVPLPAQEDYYSHLKKESDKPL